A genomic window from Candidatus Binataceae bacterium includes:
- a CDS encoding Fic family protein → MILIAPPLDADGLATVAAIDAINADLADRIVVPTIWRGVTYREIYVQTLEDGVARKERAPRVDGYQRAMNYVLQLMGDPNFKFDLGLISALHFMINEQDSLAWPGKWRTRDAGVRDGDGVVVYRAPKAELLAGLMNELVDLLNREDDSPPIVRAMLAMTTLIRIHPFRDGNGRLARCLYSLVMARAGYTTPELMSIEEYIGHHRREYDALFDELGRDWNPSANTLRMLRFCLAAQYRQALELLRGFQRFARLCVELNADMSEAGIESGASIAASDLFAAPNAEQLASWPRIVNIGIESAAGTRVPFRYYSESSLPELNSHTSTGAVAALLDRSLLEEDAGSIDPYELLRQWRSASLPGAS, encoded by the coding sequence GTGATTCTAATTGCTCCGCCACTGGACGCTGATGGGCTTGCGACGGTCGCCGCGATTGACGCAATCAACGCGGACCTTGCCGATCGAATCGTCGTCCCAACCATCTGGCGCGGTGTAACCTACCGCGAAATCTACGTTCAGACTCTCGAAGACGGCGTTGCGCGCAAGGAACGCGCTCCGCGCGTCGATGGCTATCAGCGGGCAATGAATTATGTCCTGCAGCTCATGGGCGATCCGAACTTCAAATTTGATCTGGGATTGATCAGTGCACTGCACTTCATGATCAACGAGCAGGATTCGCTCGCGTGGCCCGGCAAGTGGCGGACACGCGACGCGGGGGTGCGCGATGGCGACGGGGTCGTGGTGTACCGCGCGCCCAAAGCCGAACTGCTCGCCGGTCTCATGAATGAGCTTGTCGATCTGCTCAATCGCGAGGATGACTCCCCGCCCATCGTCCGCGCGATGCTTGCGATGACGACCCTGATCCGGATCCATCCATTCCGCGATGGCAACGGCCGCCTCGCGCGATGTCTCTACTCGCTTGTCATGGCGCGAGCCGGTTACACGACGCCGGAGCTGATGAGTATCGAGGAATACATCGGACATCATCGCAGGGAGTACGACGCGCTCTTCGACGAGTTGGGGCGCGATTGGAATCCGTCCGCCAACACCCTGCGGATGTTGCGATTTTGCCTGGCCGCGCAATACCGACAGGCGCTCGAGCTCCTGCGGGGATTCCAGCGCTTCGCGCGGCTGTGCGTCGAGCTCAATGCGGACATGTCCGAGGCGGGAATCGAGAGCGGCGCCAGCATCGCGGCCAGCGATTTGTTCGCAGCTCCCAATGCCGAACAGCTCGCGTCCTGGCCGCGGATAGTAAATATCGGAATTGAATCGGCAGCCGGAACGCGTGTTCCATTTCGCTATTATAGTGAGTCGTCTCTGCCAGAGCTCAATAGTCACACCTCGACCGGCGCCGTCGCCGCGCTTCTTGACCGGTCTCTGCTCGAAGAGGACGCGGGCAGCATCGATCCCTATGAACTCCTGCGACAGTGGCGTAGCGCAAGTCTCCCGGGAGCGAGTTAG
- a CDS encoding thiolase family protein: protein MTNFALKDRAAIAGVGQSQYGRRLMRSPIDLAADAIASALDDCGLPRDQLDGMIVSFGSPIGADADTIAQLLGLKLRTYNQTWAHGRFTASAIIWAAMMVNAGMADAVACLASVSFSAMRRPMMGGAGDREGGREAGGGHGEDPVYGMTSPGSGAALVARKYFDRYGTDSRALASIPVAFRKHASMNPAAIMREPFSVEDHQRSRYVCEPLHLLDYCLINDGAACVIVTTSERARDLNKRPVYISGMQGLPGGREEFIWAYPGLGVLQQSIFEYEAGLQPVYKMAGVTQKDIDALFTYDAFSIVAWIALERFGFCKPGEAAAFTQDGRIEIGGELPMNTNGGLLSEAHIMGWNHQVEIVRQLRGECGPRQVPDATIIQWANAYGDSLIYRR from the coding sequence ATGACAAATTTCGCTCTCAAAGATCGCGCGGCAATCGCGGGTGTGGGCCAATCGCAATACGGCCGGCGTCTGATGCGCAGTCCAATTGACCTCGCTGCCGATGCGATCGCGAGCGCACTCGATGACTGCGGGCTGCCACGCGATCAGCTCGACGGAATGATCGTGAGTTTCGGCTCTCCAATCGGCGCGGACGCCGATACGATCGCGCAACTGCTCGGATTGAAGTTAAGAACCTACAATCAGACGTGGGCGCACGGACGATTCACAGCGAGCGCCATCATCTGGGCGGCGATGATGGTCAACGCCGGCATGGCCGATGCGGTCGCGTGTCTCGCCTCGGTGAGCTTCTCCGCAATGCGACGGCCGATGATGGGTGGCGCGGGAGATCGCGAAGGCGGGCGTGAAGCCGGCGGCGGTCACGGCGAAGATCCGGTGTACGGCATGACTTCGCCCGGTTCAGGCGCAGCGCTGGTCGCGCGAAAATACTTCGATCGTTACGGGACTGACAGCCGCGCCCTCGCGTCGATTCCGGTTGCATTCCGCAAGCACGCATCGATGAATCCCGCGGCGATCATGCGCGAGCCGTTCAGCGTCGAAGACCATCAACGATCGCGCTACGTTTGCGAGCCCTTGCATCTGCTCGACTATTGCCTGATCAACGACGGTGCCGCATGCGTCATCGTGACGACTTCGGAACGCGCGCGCGATCTGAATAAGCGCCCGGTATATATCAGCGGGATGCAGGGACTGCCGGGCGGTCGCGAGGAATTCATCTGGGCGTATCCCGGGCTCGGGGTTTTGCAGCAATCGATATTCGAGTACGAAGCGGGATTACAACCGGTGTACAAGATGGCAGGCGTCACTCAGAAAGATATCGACGCTCTCTTCACCTACGATGCATTCTCAATCGTCGCGTGGATCGCTCTGGAGCGGTTTGGTTTCTGCAAGCCGGGCGAAGCCGCGGCCTTCACGCAGGACGGGCGAATCGAAATCGGCGGCGAACTGCCGATGAATACCAACGGCGGCTTACTCTCAGAAGCTCACATCATGGGATGGAATCACCAGGTTGAAATCGTCCGCCAGTTGCGCGGCGAATGCGGTCCGCGGCAGGTGCCTGATGCCACGATTATCCAGTGGGCAAACGCGTATGGCGATTCGCTGATTTATCGAAGATAA
- a CDS encoding Zn-ribbon domain-containing OB-fold protein, protein MRDPDAQYHKPLPAITSINRPFWDALRRHELSMQKCDGCGLIWYPPSPLCPCCWSRSIAWVKLSGRGRVSSWVVFHQSYFKSFDAEIPYNVVEVELDEGPRILANVVGISNDKIRTGIPVEIVFDDVTDEVTLARFKPR, encoded by the coding sequence ATGAGAGATCCTGACGCGCAATATCACAAACCGCTTCCGGCGATCACTTCGATCAATCGACCTTTCTGGGATGCGCTCCGGCGGCACGAACTGAGTATGCAAAAATGCGATGGATGCGGACTGATATGGTATCCGCCATCGCCGCTATGCCCGTGCTGCTGGTCGCGCAGCATCGCCTGGGTAAAACTCAGTGGCCGCGGCCGCGTAAGTTCCTGGGTGGTATTTCATCAATCGTACTTCAAGAGCTTCGATGCCGAGATTCCGTATAATGTAGTCGAAGTCGAGCTTGATGAAGGTCCGCGCATCCTCGCCAACGTCGTCGGGATCTCGAACGACAAAATACGCACCGGTATTCCTGTCGAAATAGTATTTGATGACGTTACGGATGAGGTCACGCTCGCGCGATTCAAACCCCGCTGA
- a CDS encoding adenylate/guanylate cyclase domain-containing protein, giving the protein MASPPTPAKQHKATADGEAGERVSVAATDVTTDGERKTVTALFADIKGSMELIEDLDPEQARAIVDPALKLMIDAVHRYEGYVAQSTGDGIFALFGAPMAHEDHPQRALYAALRMQEELRLYAAKLRQSGQAPIESRIGINTGEVVVRSIKTADAHTEYVPVGHSTGLAARMQALAPTGSIAITESTQKLCEGYFAFKALGPAMVKGVSGPVNVFEVTGLGPLRTRLQLSVRRGLTRFVGREPEIQAIARAAEQAKSGHGQIAAVVAGAGVGKSRLFYEFKLRHQSGWMVLEAYSVSHGKASAYLPLMELLHSYFKIVPEDDLRTRREKVNGRIVTLDRSLEDALPYLFGLLGLVEGIDPLAQMDAQIRRRRTLDAIKRILLRESTNQPLMLIFEDLHWIDDETQVLLDLVSDAIPFSRILLLVNYRPEYNHDWSNRTSYTRLRLEPLGKESADQMLTALLGESEEVAPLKRLIIEKSEGTPFFIEETIQALFEDGTLARNGHTKLTRSLNKLRIPATVQAVLASRIDRLPPAQKQLLQTLAVMGTEFSLKLASHVIGTTEEKLLPMLATLQEREFIYEQIAGGDIEYAFKHALTHDVAYNSILTERRKILHERIAASIDEVWHDHIDDHLSELAHHYGSSGNAESAIEYLTLAAKQASKRAAYDDALTLTRSALDKLSELPAGDKRDRSELRLQASLCNCIQMTRDYAARELVGPLERWRELAAKLNEQRELLGATAVARAFHCNRRELARSRELTSDLLRMAQEAGGFSANDSRLAHTFASEAAGHEAVVAGDFPTALGHYERALELFDPALRNDMNFSTTYWWSRYWWSRYWLSALLFNLGYPAKALSESGDAVRDAKTLDQPLWIAVTSMGDGSIHLECGDFRRARDLAELSIQVANDHGLTHIARVASLLRADAQCRLGKCEEGVAERNRILAQVEAEGFPAPSEFFPQYRVASLYAAGRNPHESLGRVTKAIESLAQIDDHVDAAQLYRVKGELLLKLGADRVEEAKESFRTAIEIARNQSARMHELRATMSLARILAVHERREEARAILARIYNWFTEGFDTFDLREARRLLEELTPYHAEAR; this is encoded by the coding sequence GTGGCGTCTCCGCCAACTCCCGCAAAGCAGCACAAGGCGACTGCTGACGGCGAAGCCGGCGAACGCGTGAGCGTGGCCGCTACTGATGTTACGACGGACGGCGAACGCAAGACCGTCACCGCGCTGTTCGCCGATATCAAGGGCTCGATGGAGCTGATCGAGGATCTCGATCCCGAGCAAGCCCGCGCAATCGTTGATCCCGCGCTCAAGTTAATGATCGACGCGGTCCATCGCTACGAGGGCTACGTCGCTCAATCCACCGGTGACGGCATCTTCGCGCTGTTCGGCGCCCCCATGGCCCACGAGGATCATCCTCAGCGCGCGCTCTACGCTGCACTCAGGATGCAGGAAGAATTGCGGCTCTACGCGGCCAAGTTGCGGCAGTCGGGACAGGCGCCGATCGAGTCACGTATCGGCATAAATACCGGCGAAGTTGTCGTGCGATCGATCAAGACCGCCGATGCTCACACCGAGTACGTGCCGGTCGGTCACTCGACGGGATTGGCGGCGCGGATGCAGGCGCTCGCGCCTACGGGATCGATCGCGATCACCGAAAGCACCCAGAAGCTGTGCGAAGGCTATTTCGCTTTCAAGGCTCTCGGTCCCGCAATGGTAAAGGGCGTCAGCGGGCCGGTGAATGTTTTCGAAGTGACTGGACTCGGCCCGCTGCGCACGCGCCTTCAACTTTCGGTGCGGCGCGGTCTGACGCGGTTCGTCGGGCGCGAGCCGGAGATCCAGGCGATTGCACGCGCCGCAGAGCAGGCGAAATCAGGGCACGGTCAGATCGCCGCAGTAGTCGCGGGCGCGGGCGTCGGCAAGTCGAGATTGTTTTACGAGTTCAAGTTGCGCCATCAGAGCGGATGGATGGTGCTGGAGGCGTACTCGGTCTCGCACGGCAAAGCGTCGGCCTATCTGCCGCTGATGGAACTCCTTCACTCGTATTTCAAGATCGTACCGGAAGATGATCTGCGAACGCGGCGCGAGAAGGTTAACGGCAGGATCGTCACACTGGATCGTTCGCTCGAAGACGCGCTGCCGTACCTCTTCGGATTGCTCGGTCTGGTGGAAGGCATTGATCCGCTGGCCCAGATGGACGCGCAGATTCGGCGCCGGCGTACGCTCGATGCGATCAAACGGATTCTCTTGCGCGAGAGCACCAATCAGCCGTTGATGTTGATCTTCGAAGATCTTCACTGGATCGACGACGAAACGCAGGTGCTGCTGGATCTGGTCAGCGATGCGATTCCATTTTCGCGAATCCTGCTGCTGGTCAACTACCGGCCTGAGTACAACCACGATTGGAGCAATCGCACATCGTACACGCGCCTCAGGCTCGAGCCTCTCGGCAAAGAGAGCGCGGACCAGATGCTGACGGCGCTGCTCGGCGAAAGTGAAGAGGTCGCGCCGCTCAAGCGCCTGATAATCGAAAAGAGCGAAGGCACGCCGTTCTTTATCGAGGAGACGATCCAGGCGCTGTTCGAAGACGGGACGCTGGCGCGGAACGGTCACACCAAGTTGACGCGATCGCTGAACAAGTTGCGCATCCCGGCGACCGTGCAGGCGGTGCTGGCTTCGCGCATCGACCGCCTGCCGCCGGCTCAAAAGCAACTCCTGCAAACTCTGGCCGTGATGGGCACCGAGTTTTCCTTGAAGCTCGCATCACACGTGATCGGGACGACGGAGGAAAAGCTGCTCCCGATGCTTGCGACGCTGCAGGAGCGTGAATTCATCTATGAGCAGATCGCCGGCGGCGATATCGAATACGCATTCAAGCACGCGCTCACTCACGACGTCGCTTACAACTCGATCCTCACTGAGAGGCGCAAAATCCTCCATGAAAGGATCGCGGCCTCGATCGACGAGGTATGGCACGACCATATCGACGATCACCTGTCGGAGCTGGCGCATCATTACGGCAGCAGCGGCAACGCCGAGAGCGCGATCGAATACCTCACGCTGGCTGCGAAGCAGGCCTCCAAACGCGCCGCGTACGACGACGCTCTCACGCTCACGCGGAGCGCTCTCGATAAGCTGTCGGAGCTCCCGGCCGGCGACAAGCGCGACCGTAGCGAGCTGCGGCTTCAGGCTTCGCTCTGCAATTGTATCCAGATGACCAGGGACTATGCGGCACGTGAGCTCGTAGGGCCGCTCGAGCGATGGCGGGAGCTGGCCGCGAAGCTCAATGAGCAGCGGGAACTGCTGGGCGCGACCGCGGTCGCACGCGCTTTTCACTGCAATCGGCGCGAGCTTGCGCGCTCGCGCGAGCTGACCAGCGATTTGCTGCGGATGGCGCAGGAGGCAGGCGGCTTTTCGGCCAATGACAGTCGGTTAGCGCATACCTTCGCTTCAGAGGCCGCGGGTCATGAAGCTGTCGTCGCGGGAGATTTCCCCACCGCGCTCGGGCATTACGAGCGTGCGCTCGAACTGTTCGATCCCGCATTGCGCAACGACATGAACTTTTCGACCACATACTGGTGGAGCCGCTACTGGTGGAGCCGCTATTGGCTGAGTGCACTGCTCTTCAACCTTGGCTATCCAGCCAAGGCGCTGAGCGAATCGGGCGACGCGGTCCGCGATGCGAAAACGCTCGACCAGCCGCTCTGGATCGCGGTTACGAGCATGGGCGACGGATCGATTCATCTGGAGTGCGGCGATTTCCGTCGCGCGCGCGACTTGGCAGAGTTGTCGATCCAGGTCGCGAACGATCATGGGTTGACGCATATCGCGCGGGTCGCGTCGCTCTTGCGCGCGGACGCGCAATGCCGCCTCGGAAAATGCGAGGAAGGCGTGGCGGAGCGAAATCGAATCCTCGCCCAGGTCGAAGCCGAGGGCTTTCCGGCGCCCTCCGAGTTTTTTCCGCAATACCGCGTTGCATCGCTCTATGCCGCGGGCCGCAATCCGCACGAGAGCCTGGGCCGCGTAACCAAGGCCATCGAATCGCTCGCGCAGATCGACGATCACGTAGATGCCGCTCAACTATATCGCGTGAAAGGCGAGTTGCTACTGAAGCTTGGCGCGGATCGGGTCGAGGAAGCAAAGGAATCATTCCGCACTGCGATTGAGATAGCACGAAACCAGTCAGCCAGGATGCACGAGCTGCGCGCGACGATGAGCCTCGCGCGCATACTCGCGGTTCACGAGCGCCGGGAAGAGGCGCGCGCGATTCTCGCCAGGATCTATAACTGGTTCACGGAAGGGTTCGATACCTTTGATCTCAGGGAGGCAAGGAGGCTGCTCGAGGAACTCACACCTTATCACGCCGAGGCGCGATAG